TAGAGCATAAGTTTCCAGAAAGTATTAAATACGAGCCTGGAAAGTTTGTTCACCAGGATCTCAAATATCCGCCGCAATCAATGGATTCCATTAAATATAGCCAGGAGATGCAAGCAGCCGCTGCAGCTGCAGCCGGTAAATATGACATGAAATTCATGATAGATCAACATGCTGGCAAATTTCCCGGTGATCTACCATCACCCCATGGACCCCCTTCCGGAAAACCGTACAGCAGCGGTGGCAGTGATGCCACAACGAAAGTACAAGACCTCAAGGGTGGTTATCCACCACCTAACTTGGGACCACCTCCAGTTAGTATTGCTTCTACCCCAGGCGACAATCCTCCTACGCATAAATTTTTGGGAGGTCCGCAAGAGTCTTCTCCGCCAACTCATGGCCAACCACCAGGTGCGACACCACCACCCGGGTTGGCTATGCCGAAGCCACATTACGAGCATCAGGTGCAGCATCCCATGGCGAGACCACCATTTGAATCAGCAGCTGGCCTCATGATGAAATATGGTGACCCAATGGTTGGAAAATATGGTCCTCAAGATCTTAAGTATCCACCACTTCAAGGCCCTCCTACAGACATGAGCACTGGTGGCATGAAACCTTCTCCATATGGCGAAAACCTTGTGAAACCTTTACCGTATAGTGGTCAACTTGAAGTGGGTCATAAATACCCTCCTTCCGAAAGCCCTATAGATGCGTCGGCACGCTCTACGCCTGGGCAGGACAGCCAGAGTAGTAATAGCAGTTCATTACCTTCGAACCAACAACAATTTCAGTCGCCCCACCCCTCACCGCATATGCCGTCACCAGCTGGGGGCGGTCTCCCGCCTGGTATGCACCCACAGAATTTAATTTCACCACATAGTGGTCCTTTGTCCATACAATCGTCTCACCAAAGCCAGGTGTCCAGTGGATCAACGCCAAGTGGTCCACCAGCCCCTCAAGGTTTAATTCATCATCCCACACCAACGTCGGCGTCCAGCGGGAATGGCCCACAAGGTTTGCACCATCCCAGTCACCTTCCTCCCACTTCTGCTCCCCCAACATCCAACAGTGGAGCTCCTCATAGTATATCATCTATGGCTCCCTCAGGAATGCATCCACAACATATGCCTCCTGGACATCTGCCTCAATTACACAGGCCACATGCAGAATTACCGCCCGGTGCTGGAGGAATGCACCCTCATGCACCCATACCGCTATCTTTACAAAATCACGATCCTCGAAATGGGCCTCCGCTATCTTTGTCAAGTCATGGATTGGGGCATCATAGTCAAAATCCGCAACAAATTTCGTCGGGAACTGTACGTACGCCGTCGCCAGCTCAACCTCCCCAGAGATTAGGTATTCACGAAGAAAGATCTGGCGTGACAACAGCTTCCTCTACTCAATTACGAGATCCCCCTACATCACAGGCCTCATCGGGTCCTCCACCTCCCCCTCAGCAGTCTCCACATACACACCGTACATCGCCTCTACCAGGGTTGTCTAGCAATGTACCACCTGGCTTAATTGGTCATCCTATGCCAATTCACCCACACTTGGCGCATTTGCCCCCCGGTCACCCTGCTCATTCTAGCCATCACATGCTTCCACATTCTCTTGCTGGCTTAGGACCTGGGGCTGGTCCATTAGCATTGTTGGCTGGACCACCATCTCTTAATAGTATGCCTGAATCTGGTTTGAGTCGAAGAACACCACCTTCCTCACACATGCAGTCACCGCAACAACAACCTACTTCTTCTGCAAGTGGTCCAATGCCACCATCGCATGGTTCAAACCCACCAGTCTCGGCAACAACTTCGATGTCGAATACCAGTACTGTCCCATCATCGGCGTTTAGTCGAGCTAGTCCGAGCGTATCTACCAATTCGGGTCCTGGTGGCCCGAATCCACTTAGTGGACCCCCACATAGTGGTGGTAGTAACTCAGGGACCCCTAGCGGTCTAAACTCGTCTGCAGGCGGAGCTCATCGTTCCTCTTCACCTGCATCTAGTGTAGGCAGTCTAAGTCGACAGAGTCCACTGCATCCCGTTCCCCAGTCACCACTTAGTCATCATCCTTCGTCCTCAGCTCTTTCAGCGGCTGCAGCAGCTGTTGCAGAACGGGACAGACATGCTTTACTAAGACAACATTCACCGCATATGACACCTCCGCCTGTTTCGAGCGCTTCTGCTCTAATGGCAAGTCCATTGAGCAAGATGTATGGTCCGCAATCTGGGCAACGCGGCTTGGGAGCATCGCCCCCACCACATTTGCGCCCTGGTGCATCTCCACCTGTGATACGCCATCCACAAATGCCACTGCCATTGCCACTTATACCTGCAGGAGCTGGAATGCCCCCAATTGGTGTTCATCCGGGTCAATCTCCTTATCCTCACCCGCTTTTACATCCTTCAATGTTTTATTCGCCACATCATCACAGCCCATTCAATTCGCCATATGGATATGGACCGTATGGACCAGGTTTCCCAGCTTATATAAAACCTCCTGGTCCAGGTGGTTCATTGGAACAGGCAGTGATGGCTGCAGCTCATCATCCTGGTCTACAGGGACCACCACCCACTCGACCCGATGATCCAGCATTGGCAGCTGCGGTTGAAAAACAGAAACAGCAACAATTACAGCATCAACACatgcaacaacaacatcagcagcaacagcaacaacaacaacatcagcagcagcaacagcagcaacaacagcagcaacaacagcagcagcaacaacatcagcaacaacagcagcagcagcagcaacaacagatGCAACAGCAGCAACAGAACAAACCGCCAACACCAAAGACCCCACAAGGTAGTAATAACGGAAGTGGCAACAATGGCCCATCAACCCCAGGCCAACCCGCCGCTCCAACAGCTCTACCGCCTGCAGGATATCCTGGTTCACATATTCCCGGATATCCACCCCCGCCTCACGTATCGCCCTTTCAAGAAGTTGGCAAACCCCCACATATGTTACAGCCCACATCGCACATGGATGCTTTGCGAGCGCATGCTCATTCGGCAAGTTCGGGCTTGGTAGGGCCTTCTCAACCACACCATCATTCAACGGAACCGCGTATGTTATTAATTTCACTGTCATTTTCATGTAcattatttcacaaaaaaaatttattttttatagtgcCAATTGAGATTGAGCCAGATCCAGAACCGGAAATACCTAGTCCAACACATAATATACCACGTGGTCCTAGTCCTGAAGCTAAACCAGATGACACTGAATGTCATCGTTCCCAGTCAGCTATGTATGATGGAAACTATCAATTGACTAGCACaattatatacttatttctGATTTTTTCCACAGATTTGTTCGCCATATTGATCGCGGTGATTATAACTCTTGTACTAGAACTGATTTAATATTTAAGCCAGTAGCCGATTCCAAATTGGCACGTAAACGTGAAGACCGTGATCGTAAACTTGCCGAAAAAGAGAGAGAAAGGCGACAGGTACGTCTttgtttaaaaatcaattttattgtttagttTTCTCATTTATTCCTAATGACTACAGCAGCAACAAATgcaccaacaacaacagcagcagcaagcaGTCGCTGCCCAACAGGCAGCTCAACAGGCCAAACTTAAAGCTGAACTTAAACCTCCTTATACAGACACCCCAGCCCTGCGACAATTGTCAGAATATGCACGACCACATGTTGGTTTCAGGTAAGTATCGTAAATAAAAACGTAATTATCAGAATATTcggaaaagaaaaattaagtGTCGAAAATATACATAATACCATTTTTGAGATTGTAATTCTAGATAATTGTAAAATCCATGGAAAATACAGAAAATCTATAGTGAGAATTCAAacatcataattgtatatacttgtattgAAATTGACAACTCCTATCCCACACTATGATCTGATCGGAGAGATCTGATCTAAGTGTACGTGGCATGGACTGTGCAATTTGACTGCATGAACATGCTgtcaccagagaatgaagccgatccatttttgtcggcggcggctgacactaaatttttgccttcgGCGGCTTGGCGGAAAAGCCGATATAAAtatgtctattcggcggcggacaattatccattataaaatcaatttgaagttattcgaacggTAGTGAGATTAGTTGTAAACTAATCgtacaatcaaattttttgagcaaaatttttgcaaaattattataacagcttgatattgattgattgtggaggaaaggttcaacattttggcaaaaaatacgacaattattatttttctgatGTAAACcgatatttttgattgattGACGGCTAAATtttagtcgagatgagtcgatgtATTCGGCGTCGACTgtcaaaaaatggtcggcggcgcgactcggcggcgtcATTCTCTGCGTTGCACAGTGGTACCAAAtcgttttttaataattctgcaacttttgaacggataaagatatgtgtgaaagctgaggtgttttcctctaagtttggaAAATTGTGGGCccctagtgggtccacgggctgacctgtaggcgttgaaagttagTCACCTCGGGtgtacgaaattttgttttagctttcAACTCcccaattttgaaccgatttcgatgatttttttctgaatagAAATTGTAAAGCTCTACAAAAAGTGTACAATTGTCTCTTACCGTTCGCCAGATATAGgcccacaatttattttttttttttgtgcaaaattttgacaaagtagcgtcagtattttgaacctagAAGTTCCGTTTTTGAGTGGATCCGGaagttgaaattaaaaaaatacagaattttgacaattttttgggaaaaagtCGCATGCATTCTTTCTGacgtaacatttttttatagatttctaccaatcttttttttacttgtttcttatagaacaccaaataaggatacgttttaagcttttatcggcCATTTTGGCCAAATAGTATATGAATTCTTCTCCTCccaaaatcggcaatttttcaaaaattctcatttaGCAAAGCACCGATTATTGCTAAGCCGATCTCTTTTCCAAAAAGCCCCACAAACTAACTGTAAACGGTTTCAACGTCCTACCAGTAAACAGttgagaaatatgcaaattacaaaaaataacttttttttaatatgtccccacttttggggatttttgataccaattttgggaatggtgtatgcagcaatatttcttaaagcaattttccctgcaaaaatcaataaaacttGTAATGAGATCATAATTAATTCAAAAGTTATtaaggtttcaattcatatttttaatttccaaaaaatcggaatttttgaaaaaatttgttccttccccaaaaatttcaaatttccgtaattttttttttcaattacataaGACTAAAGTTCTCTCAAATAACTTTCCAACTATATGCGCCATAAACTTGCACTAAACATCACTAACTCGGGGCAAAATAATGCATTTCTGCAAAAGTACGTttttattggggctatacctaaatctgacacgttttaaatcaaacttggcacacttgacgatactatcaaatatactccttgtgcaaaatttgaagcatagcatgcatagctagaatgttaattctgttacctgtgcaaaatttcaagtaaattggagtgAAACTGTGGTCTCAGAGTGAAAATTTAGTTTCCGGTGctcatgtaaagggtgatactgtcaaaatttggtcaagggaaaacgcgtgtaaatcggtgaaatcgtttatttaaaaaatcaaattaaatttctttttcaagttcaattagtataaaattcaggaaaaatattcagttaggctttcgcttgacacctgccatcagattttgtacagccaccttgtccaccttcttcgccgcagaaagccagtttgccttgaactgctgctcgtccttagcagtttttttggtcttctttaggttccgcttgacaatagcccagtatttctcaattgggtggagctctggcgtgttgggagggttcttgtccttgggaaccacctgcacgttgttggcggcgtaccactccatggcctttttaccgtaatggcaagatgccaaatccggccaaaacagtacggaacaaccgtgtttcttcaggaaaggcaacagacgtttattcaaacactctttcacgtaaatttcttgattgccagtcccggaagctatgaaaatgctgattttcaagccacaggtacagatggcttgccaaaccagatatttctttgcgaactttgacagttttatgtgcttgaaaatatctgctacctttccccttccttttgccgtataaaactcctgtcccggaagctgcttgtagtcggctttgacgtaggtttcgtcgtccattaccacgcagtcaaacttcgtcagcatcgtcgtgtacagcctccgggatcgcgctttggccgtcgtattttgtttatcatcgcgatttggagtcactaccttcttgtaagtcgatagtccggctcgttttttggctcgatgcacggttgtagacgatacacccagcttatttgcggcatctcggagagagaggttagggtttcgcttgaaactaccggcaactctctttgtcgtctcagcggcttgcggttttcgatttccccccgatccagactttctggctgtcgacaaacgttccccaaacactttaattacatttgtaacggttgatttggcaacttttagcgattttaccagctttgcgtgcgagtagctcggattttcgcgatgcgcgagcaaaattttgatacgctgctcttcttgcttggacggcattttgacaactgatgagtgaattccaaaatcaaaataggagcaacattctacacacacaccttcaaaatgaggggtgttcaggttttttaaatgcaaaattgaaagaaatacgtcaagtttatattgaccaaattttgaccgtatcaccctttaagtgtaTATATATGGGTCCTATCTAAATcaaaaccgatttccaccaaattgatTGTACTACTAGCtggactccttgtgcaaaatttcaagcaaatctaaacaaagctctggcttctggggccataatgTAGTAACACcggattttgtcagtattttatatgGACCCTGAAGTATtcaaataattattccagctatTTGCTAAACTCATGCTGTATATAAAGTAGTTTTTAGCTGGCCGTGCAGCGGGGTACAgaattcgattttttaaaagtcAACTTCAATtccattatatttttaatataaagttcAATAATTTATGTTATTTGACGCCAGTAGTTTATTTTGGGCTAGTGGCGACGGAAGACCATAGACTTGTAATAGCAAAGACGGCAATAGgttggctaggttaggttaaagtgacagcccgattaagtttcaggctcacttagactattcagtccattgtgataccacattaactaaaagtacatattacatatgggcacttctagtctataCGATAGAtacatttccatattttttttaatatacttcATATTGatcaaaattaagattttacTCACTCAATAAAAAAACTACTACAATAAATtaacttgaaattttaaatatttgcggTTTTATAACTCTCAAAAACCTCTAATAAATTCGACTTATGggtaatcttaattttaatactttttccgacccgtaaactaaaataaaaatacttaaataaaaagctgaaataccaaaaaatgtctctagaaaaatattttggagcGTGAAagttacatatataaatttatacaatattttttataaaaatttacaatttgatATTCGTAATTTGCATGTATATTAACTATTGTTCATCGATTACAACTAAATTATTGATGAAATTATGTCGTTGTTATGGAGTCTATGGGTTTGTAAGATTTTTCCTAATGTTTCTAGAATTACGATCTCATTGAATATGGTAAAAACGATTTAGTGTATTTctagttataattttttttatatttgtatactTAGAAATCGATATAGAGATAACatcaaaattgtttcaaaatggaTTCTCTTTTGTCCTGAttgttttggcaaaaatgtatttcctctTTTATTTTGTTGCCCATCTTTTTGGGATATCacaaatgttattattttattttgtattttatttaaatttatttaaacagTTCGAAACCTTcgcttttgtttatttttattttccatatcacAATGAAGTAAagctattaaaatgaaattcattGTAATgtgttttttcttaaatatttaataatttcagtCCTGTTGAACAGATGGTACCCTATCATCATCCAATGGGGCCCATGTATAGTAGAGAAAGGTACATACGCAAACGATCAATTACATATATAATTTAGATAATAATTCACATAACCATGATTTGTATGACATTGCTGCTTGCCTACTCttttatatttcataaaatgcTTGATTTTATATTAACATATTAAATTATAATTCGTGGTGTTTTTTATGTGGCTAAGTGTTTAAAATTCGTTTTCAAAAGGTTACATCGATTCTTGCCATTAGCATTTGTTGAATGTTGCAAATAAGTCCATAATTTATCTGATATGTTGAACCAcgaattattattttgttaataaaaacatccaattaaattgcttttaataaaactttttttatgttaaaagtgcatgttttaattttttcaacattttgccactgctttgtttttttttttttcatttaatcatTTGCCCATAGTAATATctgtatctagaggtattgcacAGCCGAACACTATGtttatatgttatttttttcatttcagagAATTGGAAGAACTTAAAAATGCACAGGCAGCAGCGGCTGCTGGTCAATCACGTTTAGATCCTCATTGGATGGAATATTATAGACGGTAAGGctgatattttctaatttaaagTTACAAATACCTTacacccattttcatgaagctccgttagtgtttcgttagctaacgaacattTAAATGGCACTATGAGCATGTATGTCATCATGCCGGTATATTCATATGCCAgaataaatttgttaatttaatttaaccggagaaaaattttcttcctgccaactggcagttaaagtctaacgaagCTACAAGAAAATGCCCGTAATGGTAATAAGTAAGatcccaaaaatatttatatatatggtAAAGGCTTTTGAACTTTGATGTTCCTCATCTAAATCACCTTTGCCATAATATAAGTAGTAGAATGTACACGAGCGGAACAGGCATACGAaagttagaggtgtgcacgtgacacgaaattgtcgtgagtcacgctcatgacaacggggtgagtgtgcgtgattaacaaaccaaaacgtcgtgcgtgagcgtgagtcgcgaaaaaaatatcttcgtgagtgtgcgtgggtaaggaattacgctcacgaaaataatccagctcaccaacataaaacgcttaagatttaaattcatttacaattttaggaaTACCTGGTATGTtaagagtagaggtgtgcacgtgacacgaaattgtcgtgacacacGAACATTTCCGTGACTCacccgtgagtcgtgagtcacgctgacggcaacggcgtgagtgtgcgtgagcgtgattaaccaaccaaatgtcgtgcgtaagcgtgagtcacgaaaataatatcttcgtgagtgtgcgtgagtaacgaatttccaaaaaacacgctcacgaatataatcccgcttacgaaaataaaattcttacgagttgaattcatttataattttagtgacatcctagcttgtaagagttttataacgcactcgattttaaccatactcatgttttcagtcaggttctataggtaaatcactcataaaattattcgaagtttttcgtgagtcacgacatttttcgtgactcacgatatttttcgtgcgtCATGACAtgcaaaagattttcgtgcgtgagtgtgcgtgagtaaattttcttttcgtgagcgtgcgtgaccgtgagtcctaccaaaaaatatcgtgcgtgagtgtgcgtgaataagatttctccgtcgtgagtgagcgtgagcacaatattacttaggtgcacacc
This is a stretch of genomic DNA from Haematobia irritans isolate KBUSLIRL chromosome 4, ASM5000362v1, whole genome shotgun sequence. It encodes these proteins:
- the Gug gene encoding arginine-glutamic acid dipeptide repeats grunge isoform X14; its protein translation is MAASTQGEIRVGPGHQVNDVYAKLPDYNPISSFPVDKENDERELEIPRWSPGAMADGDLLMFLRAARSMAAFQGMCDGGLEEGIVAATRDDTTINAHDVLHDNGYDPGKALQALVKAPLTKSIEKKWCEDEIKKFIKGLRQFGKNFFRIQKDLLPHKETPELVEFYYLWKKTPSANSNRPHRRRRQSALRRNRVTRASNTPPKKEDTPEPQSATSAPTTTTTTATTTASTATADKGRASPVVTKEETSSLTEDDVSECDSDSSLTHKRDESPSRMRTRNKQQTTPGTGAKCDQTQVTQPQPTANGKRPKRGSETPDNVASATAASTAAGVNVDSPKTPTKPPVSEGTANKRKTGRQETPNKKKRNDTEGSVTGGSNTDNQDESTDTSATAPVIVSISKDKRKRAESPVESTNSDSRSDSAMDDGESTNTDSAEQQSKDSKESTSSKEESSSGNSELDSAKSDKNVIQKTEVKMPEIDIKDKIKNVDEETNIQAPSSMTQNTGMVVVSDNSLKDIKAPTEDPLAIPPTKPVSSVVNPPQPPIPPIKVPTVEALNASVDRKEVGKLDMMDTDMPKDMLKKLANMKQEISTPPQTQQPPPQAQTILPEVVYFKKEPKDAVMDAVCNQNSNEPQDLKVKIEVKSEDVKPPLLGGLPPSSQGQTPMSLTTKRVDGPDSSQHQQIPPPPSHLAHPLVSGPPPGYVVEGGHLKFAAPPPQTNQPPPSSSLPTENSTISPAPGPPSSGPHSQQQKYPADIEHKFPESIKYEPGKFVHQDLKYPPQSMDSIKYSQEMQAAAAAAAGKYDMKFMIDQHAGKFPGDLPSPHGPPSGKPYSSGGSDATTKVQDLKGGYPPPNLGPPPVSIASTPGDNPPTHKFLGGPQESSPPTHGQPPGATPPPGLAMPKPHYEHQVQHPMARPPFESAAGLMMKYGDPMVGKYGPQDLKYPPLQGPPTDMSTGGMKPSPYGENLVKPLPYSGQLEVGHKYPPSESPIDASARSTPGQDSQSSNSSSLPSNQQQFQSPHPSPHMPSPAGGGLPPGMHPQNLISPHSGPLSIQSSHQSQVSSGSTPSGPPAPQGLIHHPTPTSASSGNGPQGLHHPSHLPPTSAPPTSNSGAPHSISSMAPSGMHPQHMPPGHLPQLHRPHAELPPGAGGMHPHAPIPLSLQNHDPRNGPPLSLSSHGLGHHSQNPQQISSGTVRTPSPAQPPQRLGIHEERSGVTTASSTQLRDPPTSQASSGPPPPPQQSPHTHRTSPLPGLSSNVPPGLIGHPMPIHPHLAHLPPGHPAHSSHHMLPHSLAGLGPGAGPLALLAGPPSLNSMPESGLSRRTPPSSHMQSPQQQPTSSASGPMPPSHGSNPPVSATTSMSNTSTVPSSAFSRASPSVSTNSGPGGPNPLSGPPHSGGSNSGTPSGLNSSAGGAHRSSSPASSVGSLSRQSPLHPVPQSPLSHHPSSSALSAAAAAVAERDRHALLRQHSPHMTPPPVSSASALMASPLSKMYGPQSGQRGLGASPPPHLRPGASPPVIRHPQMPLPLPLIPAGAGMPPIGVHPGQSPYPHPLLHPSMFYSPHHHSPFNSPYGYGPYGPGFPAYIKPPGPGGSLEQAVMAAAHHPGLQGPPPTRPDDPALAAAVEKQKQQQLQHQHMQQQHQQQQQQQQHQQQQQQQQQQQQQQQQQHQQQQQQQQQQQMQQQQQNKPPTPKTPQGSNNGSGNNGPSTPGQPAAPTALPPAGYPGSHIPGYPPPPHVSPFQEVGKPPHMLQPTSHMDALRAHAHSASSGLVGPSQPHHHSTEPLPIEIEPDPEPEIPSPTHNIPRGPSPEAKPDDTECHRSQSAIFVRHIDRGDYNSCTRTDLIFKPVADSKLARKREDRDRKLAEKERERRQQQQMHQQQQQQQAVAAQQAAQQAKLKAELKPPYTDTPALRQLSEYARPHVGFRELEELKNAQAAAAAGQSRLDPHWMEYYRRGIHPSQFPLYPNPAAISQMERERLGIPPHHVALDPSEHMIRLTREYHAHAHSHTHLHLPLPPQPQPPEAGFQLPPNVGQFPRPNMLMPREPHSDVLLRMSYADQLQAAEFQRQSLHDQYFRQRPR
- the Gug gene encoding arginine-glutamic acid dipeptide repeats grunge isoform X5 — protein: MAASTQGEIRVGPGHQAKLPDYNPISSFPVDKENDERELEIPRWSPGAMADGDLLMFLRAARSMAAFQGKYPPEEILKRMCDGGLEEGIVAATRDDTTINAHDVLHDNGYDPGKALQALVKAPLTKSIEKKWCEDEIKKFIKGLRQFGKNFFRIQKDLLPHKETPELVEFYYLWKKTPSANSNRPHRRRRQSALRRNRVTRASNTPPKKEDTPEPQSATSAPTTTTTTATTTASTATADKGRASPVVTKEETSSLTEDDVSECDSDSSLTHKRDESPSRMRTRNKQQTTPGTGAKCDQTQVTQPQPTANGKRPKRGSETPDNVASATAASTAAGVNVDSPKTPTKPPVSEGTANKRKTGRQETPNKKKRNDTEGSVTGGSNTDNQDESTDTSATAPVIVSISKDKRKRAESPVESTNSDSRSDSAMDDGESTNTDSAEQQSKDSKESTSSKEESSSGNSELDSAKSDKNVIQKTEVKMPEIDIKDKIKNVDEETNIQAPSSMTQNTGMVVVSDNSLKDIKAPTEDPLAIPPTKPVSSVVNPPQPPIPPIKVPTVEALNASVDRKEVGKLDMMDTDMPKDMLKKLANMKQEISTPPQTQQPPPQAQTILPEVVYFKKEPKDAVMDAVCNQNSNEPQDLKVKIEVKSEDVKPPLLGGLPPSSQGQTPMSLTTKRVDGPDSSQHQQIPPPPSHLAHPLVSGPPPGYVVEGGHLKFAAPPPQTNQPPPSSSLPTENSTISPAPGPPSSGPHSQQQKYPADIEHKFPESIKYEPGKFVHQDLKYPPQSMDSIKYSQEMQAAAAAAAGKYDMKFMIDQHAGKFPGDLPSPHGPPSGKPYSSGGSDATTKVQDLKGGYPPPNLGPPPVSIASTPGDNPPTHKFLGGPQESSPPTHGQPPGATPPPGLAMPKPHYEHQVQHPMARPPFESAAGLMMKYGDPMVGKYGPQDLKYPPLQGPPTDMSTGGMKPSPYGENLVKPLPYSGQLEVGHKYPPSESPIDASARSTPGQDSQSSNSSSLPSNQQQFQSPHPSPHMPSPAGGGLPPGMHPQNLISPHSGPLSIQSSHQSQVSSGSTPSGPPAPQGLIHHPTPTSASSGNGPQGLHHPSHLPPTSAPPTSNSGAPHSISSMAPSGMHPQHMPPGHLPQLHRPHAELPPGAGGMHPHAPIPLSLQNHDPRNGPPLSLSSHGLGHHSQNPQQISSGTVRTPSPAQPPQRLGIHEERSGVTTASSTQLRDPPTSQASSGPPPPPQQSPHTHRTSPLPGLSSNVPPGLIGHPMPIHPHLAHLPPGHPAHSSHHMLPHSLAGLGPGAGPLALLAGPPSLNSMPESGLSRRTPPSSHMQSPQQQPTSSASGPMPPSHGSNPPVSATTSMSNTSTVPSSAFSRASPSVSTNSGPGGPNPLSGPPHSGGSNSGTPSGLNSSAGGAHRSSSPASSVGSLSRQSPLHPVPQSPLSHHPSSSALSAAAAAVAERDRHALLRQHSPHMTPPPVSSASALMASPLSKMYGPQSGQRGLGASPPPHLRPGASPPVIRHPQMPLPLPLIPAGAGMPPIGVHPGQSPYPHPLLHPSMFYSPHHHSPFNSPYGYGPYGPGFPAYIKPPGPGGSLEQAVMAAAHHPGLQGPPPTRPDDPALAAAVEKQKQQQLQHQHMQQQHQQQQQQQQHQQQQQQQQQQQQQQQQQHQQQQQQQQQQQMQQQQQNKPPTPKTPQGSNNGSGNNGPSTPGQPAAPTALPPAGYPGSHIPGYPPPPHVSPFQEVGKPPHMLQPTSHMDALRAHAHSASSGLVGPSQPHHHSTEPLPIEIEPDPEPEIPSPTHNIPRGPSPEAKPDDTECHRSQSAIFVRHIDRGDYNSCTRTDLIFKPVADSKLARKREDRDRKLAEKERERRQQQQMHQQQQQQQAVAAQQAAQQAKLKAELKPPYTDTPALRQLSEYARPHVGFSPVEQMVPYHHPMGPMYSRERELEELKNAQAAAAAGQSRLDPHWMEYYRRGIHPSQFPLYPNPAAISQMERERLGIPPHHVALDPSEHMIRLTREYHAHAHSHTHLHLPLPPQPQPPEAGFQLPPNVGQFPRPNMLMPREPHSDVLLRMSYADQLQYLQAAEFQRQSLHDQYFRQRPR